The DNA window GCCGAAGGGCCCGCCGTTCCCGCCGCCGCCGGAGAACCCGCCCGGTACGCCGCCGAAGGGCCCGCCGTTCCCGCCGCCGCCGGAAAACCCGCCCGGTACGCCGCCGAAGGGCCCGCCGTTCCCGCCGCCGCCGGAGAACCCGCCCGGTACGCCGCCGAAGGGCCCGCCGTTCCCGCCGCCGCCGGAGAACCCGCCCGGTTCGCCGCCGAAAGGCCCGCCGTTCCCGCCGCCTCCCCCTAAAGACTGATCCCTGATCGACGGGGTGAGATCGGCCGACCTCGCCCCGTCGTGATCAGGCCGCTTACCGTCTTCGGCCGGAGACCTACGGCAATGATAACCGCTGAAACGTCCAGCGCGCCGCCCAGCACGCGGCTGAGCGCCGCGCTGGTCGCTGAATACCGCCCTGAATTGATCCCGGTCTTGGAGGGTAGCGCCGAAACCGCGTGGAACGCCGCCGATGGCGCTGCGGCCAGGTCCCGTTTCGCTGCCGAGCGGTTTCTCGCCCTCCCCGGAATGCTCTCGGCCGGCGATACGGCGCTCGTCGCGAATTATTATCGGACCCTGATCGAGGCCGGATGGATGGTAGCGGTCCAGGATCCAGTGCGCTGGGTGACCAGCAACGATCCGGTCGGCCGCGCGCTCTTGCAGCAGTTCCGCCCGCTCGTCGAAGCGATCGCCGGCCGACCGCTCCGCGACAGCTACACCTTCACGGCCGAATATCTGCCGGGCGCGGCGTTGCCGATGCACATCGACCGCCTGCAATGCGAATATACGATCTCGTTGCTGCTCGATTACGATCCGCTGCCCGAGGGAGAGCGGTCGCCCTGGCCGCTCGACGTCGAATCGCCGCTCCATGCGGAGACCCTGCATTTCCACCAGGCGCGCGGCGAGGGCGTCCTGATCAAGGGCAGGGAACTCAGGCATGGGCGTCCGACCGCGCTCGATAAGGACCGCTGCCTCGTGATCATGCTGCATTACGTCGAAGGCGACTTCCCGGACGAGCAGATGGAGCCGTATTGAAGGACGCTGGCCTTCTTACACCGTCTCCTTCATCAACTGCTCCGCCATTTCGCGCAGTTTCGCCCGCTGGATCTTGATGCCGTTCGGGCTTGCCGTGGTCGGGAAGGCCTCGACCACGGCGATGCGCGCCGGCACCTTGAACCGGGCGATCCGTTCGCGGCAAAGCGCCTGCAACGCCGCCTCTTCAAGGCGGGTGCCGGGCTCGGCCGTGACGAAGGCGACGGGCACGGCGTCGGCGGCGTTGCTGGCGGCCCCTTTGGTGGCGGCTACCACCTGGGCACTCGCGACGCCGGGCAGGGTCACGAGGAACCCCTCGATCTCTTCAGGATTGACCAGGAAGCCGCCGAGCCGGAGCGTGTCGCCGAGCCGCGTCTCGTAAATGAACCCATCGCCGTCGAGGCGGCCGAGGTCGCCGCTGCGGAAGAAGCCGTCGGCTGTCGTGGCGCGCCGCGTCGCTTCGTCGTTGCCGAGATAGCTCATGAAGCGCGACGGCGCCTTGAAGCAGAGCTCGCCCGACTGGCCCGGTGGCAAGACCGCCCCGGTTTCGGGATCGCGCACCGAGACCTCGGCCTCCTGATTGACCGGGCGGCCCCCGGCCATGAGGCGGTTCGGCCCGTGCGACGCCGCGAACAGCGCCTGCATTTCGGAACTGCCGTACACCCCGCGCGGTGCGAGCCCGATCGCCTCGGCCGCAGCGGCCGTTGCCGCGGCGCCGGGATGGAACGCGGCGAAACCGAAGAGCCGCATGGTCGTAAAGGGCTCGCCCGCGGCACCGTCGATGATGCGGGCCAGGAGATCATCGCCGCCGACCGCATGGGTGATGCCGTGCCGGCGGATGAGGTGCGCCGCCTCGGCGCCGTCGAAGCGGTCCATGCACACGACATGGGCGCCGCCGGCGATGGCCGCCATCGCCGCGGCATTGCCGAACGTGCCGCACAGCGGGATGCAAGCGAGCAGCGCGCTGGTCGGCCGGTCGGTCTCGAACGCGCGCATGACGTCGGCCGCGTGGCCGGCGATCGCGCGCTGGCTGTGCAGCACGAGCTTCGACCCGCTGGTCGTGCCGGAGGTAGTAAAGGTGAGGCAGGGCAGGTCCGGTGCCGCCGCGTCGGGCACGTCGCCGGCGAAACGGGCCTCGGGATCGAGCCGCTCCGCCGGCAGGCCGGCGACGGCGCTTACGCCCGCGGGCAGCCGGCGCCCGATCACGAGGCGCAGCGCCGGTCGGTCCGTCTTGGGGATCGCCGCCAGGAGGGCCGGGAAGTCGACCGGCTCGAAGCCCCATTCCGTTACCAGCACACGCGCCGCCGACCGATGGAGCAGGCTGCCGACCTCGGCCGTGCGGAACCGCGTGTTCACATGGATCGCCACGGCGCCGAGCCTGGCGGATGCGAAGACGAGCGCCAGATAGTCGGCGCTGTTCGGCAGCCAAAGAGCGACGCGATCGCCAGGCCGGACACCCGCTGCGCGGAGCTGCGCCGCCGTGCCCGCGACCCGGGCCGAGAACGCGCGCCAGTCGAGCGTGCCGGTGCCGTCGGTCACCGCCGCGGCATCTGGTTTGCGGGCAGCCCCCTCGGCGAGGAGGGCGGTGAGCGTCGACATCAGAACAGCTCCATCAGCGTCGCGTGGTCTGCCAGGTCGGCCGGCACGCCTTCGAAGATCACGCGGCCGGACTTCATCACCGCGACCGCGTCGGCGACGGCGAAGGCCTCGTGCACATTCTGCTCGACCAGCAGGATCGACATGCCGCGTGCCTGCTGCAGCGCCCGCACCGGGGCGAGCAGGTCCTGGAACAGCTTCGGCGCCAGGCCGATCGACGGCTCATCGAGTAGCAGGATCGAGGGGCGCGCCAGCAGCGCCCGGCCGATCGAGACCATCTGCTGCTGCCCGCCCGACAATTGTCCGGCGCGCCGGCGCCAGACGGTCTTCAAGACCGGCAGGATCTCCAGCACCTCGTCGGTGCGGGCCGCTTCCTCGCCGCCGCCAAGGCCCGCCGACCAGGCGGCGAGTGCGAAGGTTTCCGCCACCGTCAGGCCAGGAAAGACGCCGCGGCCTTCCGGCACATAGGCGACGCCGGCCCGCGCCATGGCAGCCGGGCTCGGCCTGATCGTCGCGCCATCGAGCGTGACGTGGCCGGCCGAGGGCGTGTGCAGGCCGAACAGCAGTCTCATCAGCGTGGATTTGCCGGCGCCGTTATGCCCGATCAGACAGAGCACTGTACCTTTGGCGAGGCTGAGGCTGACGCCGTCGAGCACACGACGCCCGGCGTAGCCTGCGACCAGATCATGGGCCGCCAGGGCTGCGGTGGTTGCCGCCGTCGTTGCTGCCTCCATCGTCGGCGCCGGGATCATTGCCGGCGCTCCCCGAAATAGATCCGGCGCAGGTCCGGGTTCCGCATGATCTCATCCGGTTCGCCCTCGGCGAGCTTGCGGCCCTGGTCGAGGAAGGCGATACGGTCCGCCACCTCCGTCACGATGTCGAGATTATGCTCGATCAGGCAGATCGTGACGCCCTCGGCCATGGCACCGCGCAGCAGCGCCGTGAAGCGGCTGCGCGAGGCGGGGTCGAGGCCGGACGCCGGCTCGTCCAAAAGCCAGATCTTGGCGCCGGACGCCATGATGCGGGCCAAGGACAGGAACTTCGCCTCGGCATAGGAAAGATCGATCGCGCGGGCACGGGCGAGCGGCAGGAGCCCGGTGCGCTCCAGCGCCGCCTCCGCCGCCGCCCGCCGTTCCAGCCCGCCGCCGGGCTGCCAGAACCAGGCCCGGCGCTCGAGGCTCGCCAGCACATTGTCCCGGACCGACATATGGGTAAAGAGGCGCAAGTCCTGGAAGCTGCGCGCGATGCCGAGGCGCGCCACGCGATGCGGTGCCAGGCCCGTGATCGGTCGGCCGGCGAGGCTCACAGCACCCGCGTCCGGCATGAGATTGCCGGTCACGAGGTTGAACATCGTCGTCTTGCCGGCGCCGTTCGGGCCGACGAGGGCGGTGATGATGCCCTCGTGCAGCTCGAGATCGAGCGCCTGGATCGCGGCGAGGCCGCCGAAGCGCTTCGACAGGCCGTTGAGGCTGAGGAGCGCCGTCATCAGCGCTGTCCCACGGGCCGGCCGGCGAGCCCCGCAGGGCGGAAGATCATGAGCAGCGTCATGGCGAGGCCGTAGATCAGTTGCTGCACCGCGCCAATGTCGGTCGGCGGGATGAAGGGCAGGAACGAGAGCCCGGCCGGCAGCAGCAAGAGGAGCACGGCGCCGACGAGCGGCCCGGCGAGTGTGCCGACGCCGCCGATGATGACCATGGCGAGGAGCAGGATCGACTGTTCGAGCGTGAAGCTCTCGACATTGACGAACGCCTCCTGGAACGCGAACAGCGCTCCCGCGAGGCCGGCGAGCGCGCAGCCGACGGCGACGGCGAGCGTCTTCAAGCGCGCCACATCCTTGCCGAAGGCGCGCGCCGCACTCTCGCTGTCGCGCAGCGCCATCAGCGAGCGACCGAAGCTGCCGCGCATCAAGAGCCGAATGCCGATGAGGCAGGCGCCGAGTGCTGCGAGGCAGACGGCAAAAAACGCCCAGGGCGAGGAGACGTCGAGGCCCAGGAGCGTCGGCGGCGGAATGCCGACCAGCCCGCCGATGCCGCCGGTGAGCGACTGGGCCTGGGTGAAGACGGTCGTCGCCAGCATCTGCAGCCCCAGGCTCGCCGCCACGAAATATTCGCCGCGCACGCGGAGCGCGGGAAGGGCGAGGCAGAGCGAGGCGGCACCGGCGAGCGCCGTCGCCGCGAGTGAGGCCAGCGCCACGTCCGGTGTGACGAGCAGCGCCACCTGCGCCCCGGCATAGGCGCCGAGGCCGAAGAACACGGCGTGCGCCGTGCTGAAGATGCCGGCATATCCCACCAGCACGTTCAGGCTGACGGCGAGGATGCCGAAGATGGCCGCGAGCGTCGCGAGATTGAGCAGATAGGCGGTCATCGCGGCACCGGCTGGCCCAGGAGCCCGCTCGGGCGGAACAGGATGAAGCCGAACAGCAGCACGAAGCCCGCCGCCTCGCTCCATTGCGTGTCGAGCACGGCCACGACGAGGCTCTCGGTCACGCCCAAGAGCAGGCCGGCTGCGACGGCGCCGCGCAGGCTGCCGATGCCGCCGACGATCGAGGCGGCGAGGCTGATCAGCATGACATGGGGGCCGATCGAGGGCTGCAGGCCGCTCGTCGCCGCGATCAGCACCGCGCCCGGCACGGCGAGCGCCGAGCCCAGCGCGAAGGCGAGGGCAGAGAGCCGGCGAGCGGACAGCCCGTAGGCCCTGAGCAGCTCCGGGTTCTCCGAGAGCGCCCGGAGCGCCACGCCGGCCCGGGTCCGGCCGAGGAACAGGCCGGTGAGTACCAGCAGCAGGATCGTAACCAGGATCGCGACCCAGAACACGGGGGCGAGATAGAGGCCCGGCAGCACGGCCGTCGCCCGGGTGAGCGGCGAGCTATAGGCGACGAAGCTGCGGCCGAACGCCAGCTCAAGCAGGCTCTGCACGACGACGACCATGCCGAACGCCGCGACGAACACCGTGAAGAACGAGCCTTCGTGCCTGAGGATCGGCCGATAGACGAGCGCATCCATCGCGAGCCCGAAGCCCACGGCCACGACGAGTGAGGCAACGCAGGCAAGCGGCCAGGCGAGGCCGGCATCCGCCGTCTCCAGGAAGGCATAGCCGGCGAGCGCGAAGGTGGCGCCATGCGCCACATGGAAGACGCGGGTCGCCCCGAAGATCAGCGCGAAGCCCGCGGCCGTCAGCGCATAGATGAGGCCGGTCTGGATGCCGGATGCGAGCAGCTGGACGAGCAGCATCGGCTCAGCCGATCCGCTCGGCCTTGCCTCCCTTCATCCGGTTGATCTGGATCGGGATCGAGATGTTGCAATTGTCGTCGAACGTGCCTTCGCCGCCGACCAGCGCGAATTTGCGCACGCGCAGCAGTTCGGCTCGAAGCGCCTCACCATCGACCGGCTTGCCGGCCTTCTCGAGCCCCTGCGCCAGGAGGCCGAACAGGCGGACCGCGTTGTAGTAGTTCTGGTGATAGGTCGTGGGATCGCTGTGGTACTTCTCGCGCCAGTCCTTGACGAAGCGCTGGGTCACCGGGTCCTGGAGCGTCCAGTCGCTCAGCTGGGCGGTGAACACAAGGCCCTCCGCCTCCGCGAGGTCGCGCACCGAGGGGATGGTCGCCGCCGAATAGGTCACGAGCTGCTGGCTCACGCCATTGTCGCGCAGCTGCTTGATGATCTGCGCCTGCTGCGCGCCGTAGCTCGCGAAATAGACGGCGTCCGGCGTGCTTTCGCGGATCTTGGCCGCGATCGGGCCGAACTGCTGGGCGGTGGGTGCGATGCTGAAGCTGCCGGCGAGCGTGCCGCCGTTTGCCGGCAGGGCGTCGGAAATCTGCTTCAGCGCCGCGTTGCCGAGCGGATCGTCGACATAGAGCACGGCGACCCGCTTGGCGCCCTGCGCCTTGAGCCACGGGATGATGGCCGCGATCTCCTTGTCGATCAGCGGGATGACGTTCCAGAACAAGGGCGCCAGGCCGGAGAGGTCCGGCCCGACGCCGCCGCCGTTGACCATCACCACCTTGTTGCGCTGGCCGATCGGGGCGGCCGCCTTGGAGACGCCGGTAAAGCCGATCAGCGTGTAGACCGCGTGATCGACGTTCGCGAGCTTGGTCATGCCGGTGGCGCCGCCCTGGGGCGTCGCCTGGCTGTCCTCGGCGCGCAGCTCCACGGGCTTGCGCAGCATCTTGTCCTCGGCGAGGTGCGCGAGCGCCATTTGCGCACCGGCCGTGAAGATGGCGCCGTATTCCGCGTTCGGCCCGGCCATGGGGAAGAGGGTGCCGATGATG is part of the Aliidongia dinghuensis genome and encodes:
- a CDS encoding ABC transporter ATP-binding protein codes for the protein MIPAPTMEAATTAATTAALAAHDLVAGYAGRRVLDGVSLSLAKGTVLCLIGHNGAGKSTLMRLLFGLHTPSAGHVTLDGATIRPSPAAMARAGVAYVPEGRGVFPGLTVAETFALAAWSAGLGGGEEAARTDEVLEILPVLKTVWRRRAGQLSGGQQQMVSIGRALLARPSILLLDEPSIGLAPKLFQDLLAPVRALQQARGMSILLVEQNVHEAFAVADAVAVMKSGRVIFEGVPADLADHATLMELF
- a CDS encoding branched-chain amino acid ABC transporter permease, translated to MTAYLLNLATLAAIFGILAVSLNVLVGYAGIFSTAHAVFFGLGAYAGAQVALLVTPDVALASLAATALAGAASLCLALPALRVRGEYFVAASLGLQMLATTVFTQAQSLTGGIGGLVGIPPPTLLGLDVSSPWAFFAVCLAALGACLIGIRLLMRGSFGRSLMALRDSESAARAFGKDVARLKTLAVAVGCALAGLAGALFAFQEAFVNVESFTLEQSILLLAMVIIGGVGTLAGPLVGAVLLLLLPAGLSFLPFIPPTDIGAVQQLIYGLAMTLLMIFRPAGLAGRPVGQR
- a CDS encoding ABC transporter ATP-binding protein; amino-acid sequence: MTALLSLNGLSKRFGGLAAIQALDLELHEGIITALVGPNGAGKTTMFNLVTGNLMPDAGAVSLAGRPITGLAPHRVARLGIARSFQDLRLFTHMSVRDNVLASLERRAWFWQPGGGLERRAAAEAALERTGLLPLARARAIDLSYAEAKFLSLARIMASGAKIWLLDEPASGLDPASRSRFTALLRGAMAEGVTICLIEHNLDIVTEVADRIAFLDQGRKLAEGEPDEIMRNPDLRRIYFGERRQ
- a CDS encoding branched-chain amino acid ABC transporter permease translates to MLLVQLLASGIQTGLIYALTAAGFALIFGATRVFHVAHGATFALAGYAFLETADAGLAWPLACVASLVVAVGFGLAMDALVYRPILRHEGSFFTVFVAAFGMVVVVQSLLELAFGRSFVAYSSPLTRATAVLPGLYLAPVFWVAILVTILLLVLTGLFLGRTRAGVALRALSENPELLRAYGLSARRLSALAFALGSALAVPGAVLIAATSGLQPSIGPHVMLISLAASIVGGIGSLRGAVAAGLLLGVTESLVVAVLDTQWSEAAGFVLLFGFILFRPSGLLGQPVPR
- a CDS encoding AMP-binding protein; protein product: MSTLTALLAEGAARKPDAAAVTDGTGTLDWRAFSARVAGTAAQLRAAGVRPGDRVALWLPNSADYLALVFASARLGAVAIHVNTRFRTAEVGSLLHRSAARVLVTEWGFEPVDFPALLAAIPKTDRPALRLVIGRRLPAGVSAVAGLPAERLDPEARFAGDVPDAAAPDLPCLTFTTSGTTSGSKLVLHSQRAIAGHAADVMRAFETDRPTSALLACIPLCGTFGNAAAMAAIAGGAHVVCMDRFDGAEAAHLIRRHGITHAVGGDDLLARIIDGAAGEPFTTMRLFGFAAFHPGAAATAAAAEAIGLAPRGVYGSSEMQALFAASHGPNRLMAGGRPVNQEAEVSVRDPETGAVLPPGQSGELCFKAPSRFMSYLGNDEATRRATTADGFFRSGDLGRLDGDGFIYETRLGDTLRLGGFLVNPEEIEGFLVTLPGVASAQVVAATKGAASNAADAVPVAFVTAEPGTRLEEAALQALCRERIARFKVPARIAVVEAFPTTASPNGIKIQRAKLREMAEQLMKETV
- a CDS encoding ABC transporter substrate-binding protein, producing MIRRRTLLMGSAASAALLLACRRAFAEEAASYIIGTLFPMAGPNAEYGAIFTAGAQMALAHLAEDKMLRKPVELRAEDSQATPQGGATGMTKLANVDHAVYTLIGFTGVSKAAAPIGQRNKVVMVNGGGVGPDLSGLAPLFWNVIPLIDKEIAAIIPWLKAQGAKRVAVLYVDDPLGNAALKQISDALPANGGTLAGSFSIAPTAQQFGPIAAKIRESTPDAVYFASYGAQQAQIIKQLRDNGVSQQLVTYSAATIPSVRDLAEAEGLVFTAQLSDWTLQDPVTQRFVKDWREKYHSDPTTYHQNYYNAVRLFGLLAQGLEKAGKPVDGEALRAELLRVRKFALVGGEGTFDDNCNISIPIQINRMKGGKAERIG